In Stenotrophomonas sp. 610A2, one DNA window encodes the following:
- a CDS encoding transporter, protein MNGHRTLKVAAVLIAMAPMLAKADGARDWLNAPIDMNFLYAYYTYSNSETSINSNLPVDGAEVSAHVPILRYARTFDMGGRVGGIQFVVPYAFIDAELAGTKLSRSINGASDITAIFLGNIHGAPALTPQEFAAWTPESYLTAAIGVTAPTGSYHSDRLINPGKNRWAFKPQLAWGKPTRPGEWLSINGAVEFYGKNDSYFRERTQKQDELFVVDMHYSKNLSQAAWVAIDAIYSHGGEVRVDGAHQDNEQKTLRLGVSGSMNFSPTDAISAGVTRTAIKESHTPSATNLQISYSKIW, encoded by the coding sequence GTGAATGGACATCGCACGTTGAAAGTTGCTGCGGTGTTGATCGCGATGGCTCCAATGCTGGCCAAAGCAGACGGTGCCCGCGATTGGCTGAACGCGCCGATCGACATGAACTTCCTGTACGCGTACTACACCTACTCCAACAGCGAGACTTCCATCAACTCAAACCTGCCCGTCGACGGTGCGGAGGTGAGCGCCCACGTCCCCATCCTTCGCTACGCCCGCACCTTTGACATGGGTGGGCGTGTGGGCGGGATCCAGTTCGTCGTTCCATATGCTTTCATCGACGCCGAGCTGGCGGGCACCAAGCTGTCGCGATCAATCAATGGTGCCAGTGACATAACTGCCATTTTTCTCGGCAATATCCATGGTGCACCTGCCTTGACGCCACAGGAGTTCGCGGCGTGGACGCCCGAGAGCTACCTCACTGCCGCGATCGGCGTCACCGCCCCCACCGGCAGCTACCACTCTGATCGCCTGATCAACCCCGGCAAGAACCGCTGGGCATTCAAGCCGCAGTTGGCTTGGGGAAAGCCGACCAGGCCAGGAGAATGGCTATCGATCAACGGCGCCGTCGAGTTCTATGGGAAGAACGATTCCTACTTCCGTGAGCGCACGCAGAAGCAGGATGAGCTGTTTGTTGTCGACATGCACTACAGCAAGAACCTGAGCCAGGCAGCCTGGGTCGCCATTGATGCCATCTACAGCCATGGGGGAGAGGTAAGAGTTGATGGTGCCCACCAGGACAATGAGCAGAAGACACTACGGTTGGGTGTCAGCGGCAGCATGAACTTCTCGCCTACTGATGCGATCAGCGCAGGGGTTACGCGGACAGCCATCAAGGAAAGCCATACCCCAAGTGCCACGAACCTGCAGATCAGCTACAGCAAGATCTGGTAG
- a CDS encoding amidohydrolase has product MRRIACVALLLPCLHALPAQAEVKLLVANTIRTGDPAQPVVGAIAWESDSGKVLDVGSADALLQLYPQAPRIDVGDATVVPGLIDAHAHIIGLGNTLMQADLTGARTRGEVLERLQAFEKTLAPGEWLLGRGWDQNRWDNTDFPTAADLDAAFPQRPVYLERIDGHAGWVNSAAIGIAERAGKSLSGDWQPEGGRILRDAAGKPSGVLVDGAASLVYSQIPALDDASREKRLQAALQAAVSNGLTGVHDMGVSREDLTLMKRLADQGKLPLRIDAYADGNNEALEDLCKTGLYAHPGGRLQMRGVKLYMDGALGSRGAALLSAYSDDPHNHGLLMTSPEEFEVAVRKADGCKVQVATHAIGDRGNRIVLDTYEKVLGSHKGADHRWRIEHSQVVSLQDIPRFAKLGVIASMQPTHATSDMGWAEQRVGPERILGAYAWQRFLHSGARLALGSDFPVEQVDPRLGLYAAVTRQDRDGQPPGGWQPEQRLSAAEALRGFTSDAAWAGHDEAQVGKLQRGLRADFVVLDRDPLKVAADQLDDLKVLSTWVDGEPVYKAARND; this is encoded by the coding sequence ATGCGTCGTATTGCCTGTGTTGCCCTGTTACTCCCTTGCCTGCATGCGTTGCCGGCCCAGGCCGAGGTCAAGCTGCTGGTGGCCAATACCATCCGCACCGGTGACCCGGCCCAGCCCGTGGTCGGTGCCATTGCCTGGGAAAGTGACAGCGGCAAGGTTCTCGACGTGGGCAGTGCCGACGCTTTGCTGCAGTTGTACCCGCAGGCGCCGCGCATCGATGTGGGCGACGCGACCGTGGTGCCAGGGCTGATCGATGCCCACGCGCACATCATCGGCTTGGGCAATACCTTGATGCAGGCCGACCTGACCGGCGCGCGCACCCGTGGCGAAGTGCTGGAGCGGTTGCAGGCCTTCGAGAAGACGCTGGCGCCCGGCGAGTGGCTGCTGGGTCGTGGCTGGGACCAGAACCGTTGGGACAACACCGATTTCCCCACCGCCGCCGATCTGGATGCGGCGTTCCCGCAGCGTCCGGTCTATCTGGAGCGCATCGACGGCCATGCCGGCTGGGTCAACAGCGCCGCCATCGGTATTGCCGAGAGGGCGGGCAAGTCGCTATCCGGCGACTGGCAGCCGGAGGGCGGGCGCATTCTCCGCGATGCCGCTGGCAAGCCCAGCGGCGTATTGGTCGATGGTGCGGCGTCGCTGGTCTATTCGCAGATTCCGGCACTGGATGACGCTTCGCGCGAAAAGCGGCTGCAGGCTGCGCTGCAGGCGGCAGTCAGCAATGGTCTGACCGGTGTGCATGACATGGGCGTGTCGCGCGAGGACCTGACGCTGATGAAGCGTCTGGCCGACCAGGGCAAGCTGCCGCTGCGCATCGACGCCTATGCCGATGGCAACAACGAAGCGCTGGAGGACCTGTGCAAGACCGGCCTGTACGCCCATCCCGGCGGCCGCCTGCAGATGCGCGGGGTCAAGCTGTACATGGACGGCGCGTTGGGCAGCCGTGGTGCGGCCCTGCTCAGCGCTTACAGCGACGACCCGCATAACCACGGCCTGCTGATGACCTCGCCGGAGGAATTCGAAGTTGCGGTGCGCAAGGCCGATGGCTGCAAGGTGCAAGTCGCCACCCATGCGATCGGTGATCGCGGCAACCGCATCGTGCTGGATACCTACGAGAAGGTGCTGGGCTCGCACAAGGGCGCGGATCACCGCTGGCGCATCGAACACTCGCAGGTGGTGTCGCTGCAGGATATCCCGCGCTTCGCCAAGCTCGGCGTGATCGCCTCGATGCAGCCGACCCATGCCACCTCGGACATGGGCTGGGCCGAGCAGCGGGTTGGGCCGGAGCGCATCCTCGGCGCCTACGCCTGGCAGCGTTTCCTGCACAGCGGTGCGCGCTTGGCCCTGGGGTCGGACTTCCCGGTGGAGCAGGTCGATCCGCGGCTGGGCCTGTATGCAGCGGTTACCCGTCAAGACCGCGATGGCCAGCCGCCGGGTGGTTGGCAGCCGGAGCAGCGCCTGAGCGCCGCTGAGGCGCTACGTGGCTTCACCAGTGACGCGGCCTGGGCTGGCCATGACGAAGCACAGGTCGGCAAGCTGCAGCGTGGCCTGCGCGCCGACTTCGTGGTGCTGGATCGCGACCCGTTGAAAGTCGCTGCCGACCAGCTTGATGACCTGAAGGTGCTGTCGACCTGGGTGGATGGCGAGCCGGTTTACAAGGCGGCTCGAAACGACTGA